The genomic window GTTTTCCAAGGTGGATTTGACCTGCAGGCATGCCAGGAGGTGGTCTGTGGTGACGGCCTTGCCCGCGCTCAAGTATTCGATGTGCTGGCGCTGCTCGTCGACAAGTCACTGGTGACCGCCGAAACAACCGGCGGCGCAACGCGATACCGATTGCTGGAGACGATGCGCCAGTACGCGCAAGAAAAACTCGGTGCCTCCGCCGAAGCTGCCGTTGTCCGCCAGTGGCATTGTGACTACTACACCGCACTCGCCGCGGCGGCGGATGCGCCCACCACATCCGATCTCGTATTGCTGCTCGACCGGGCGGAAAGAGAGTTGGACAATCTGCGGGCCGCATTCGCCTGGAGCCGGGAGATCGTTGACACCGACAACGCTCTGCAACTCGCCACGTCCCTGCAACCGCTGTGGCTTACCCGAGGGCTTGTCAAAGAAGGATCCGACTGGCTCCGGATTGCCTTGGCAGAGGCTGAAGGGGGTCAAGCCGCGCCCGCGGCCGTGGCTCGAGCCCTGGCGGACAAGGCATATCTGGACAACATGCGCGACGCTGAAAATCTCGCACGAGCAGAGCGTGCCCTCGCGATTGCCCGGGAGCTCGACGATCCGGCACTGTTGGCGCGCGCCTTGACCACTTGCGGCCGGTTGGCTGCCTGGACCGCAGACCTCGCGCTGCCCTACTTGGCGGAAGCGGAGGAATTGGCTCGAGCCATCGGCGACAGAAGGAGATTGGGCCAGGTCCTCTACAGTCAGGCCCTGAATGCGGTGATCGGTACCGGAGATCTGGACACGGCGCTGCGCGCAGGCACGGAAGGACGCGACCTCGCTGAGGCGATCGGAGACCGGAATTACTCCCTGGGTTGCCAATACTGTTTGGGCGCGGCCCAAATGGCGCGCGGTGATGTGACCGGAACAGAGAAGCTGCAGCGACGCCTGATGGTCCAGGCGGACGCCGAGCACGACTTGATCTGGCAAGTGAGCACCCGCTCGTCGCTATGCCATGCGCTGGCGAATACCGGACGAGCGGACGAGGCTCGCGCCGTCGGGCTCGAGGCGCTTGACGGAGCAGCCGAGCTCGGTCGGTACATGGAGGGCGTGGTGCTTTCCGCGCTGGCGTTCGCTGCCCTGGCGGGGGGTGATGTCGACGCAGCGGCCGAAGCCAACGAATCAGCACGGGAGCGGTGGGACGATTTGCTGTCCCGGCTGGCGACGACGGCCAACAAGCCTGGTGCCCAAGTCGCTCTCATCATCGGCGATCTGGTGACAGCGCGACGCCTCGCCGACCACGATGTCGCCGCCGGACACGGCTGGTTCACCGTGCACGCCTTGAGTGTCCGCGCGCGGGTGGCAATGGCCCAGGACCAACTTGGACGCGCCGAACAAGACGCCCACGACGCGCTGGCAGGTGCCGCAGAAATGGGTGCGCACCTGTTCGTCCCCGACTTGCTGGAATGCCTCGCCGTATTGGCCGGCGAAGCCGACAGCCACTTGGAAGCGGCGCGTCTATTCGGCGCAGCACACGCAATGCGGCAGCGAACCAATATCGTGCGCTTCAAGATTTACGACACCCAGCACGCCGCATCGGTAGATCTCGTCCGTACTGCGCTAGGAAAGGCCAATTTTGACGGGGCTTTCATTGCCGGCTCGGAGTTGTCCACCAGCGATGCGATCGCCTACGCCCAACGCGGTCGCGGTGAACGCAAACGTCCTACTCGCGGCTGGGATTCGTTGACCCCAACCGAGCTCGACGTCGTTCGAC from Mycobacterium kubicae includes these protein-coding regions:
- a CDS encoding helix-turn-helix transcriptional regulator, which encodes MKELDPRAGMPRLDWSDAGMNEALPSGTVTLLLADVEGSTQLWQSQPDAMTTAIANLDRTLADLVSAHCGIRPVEQGEGDSFVIAFDRASNAAACALSLQRAPLAPLRLRIGLHTGEVQLRDDNNYVGPAINRTARLRELAHGGQTVLSGTTSDLIADTLPDDVWLTELGTHRLRDLPRPERVVQLCHRDLCNDFPPLRVRETVAAHHLPAQLTSFVGRHDELAEVRSLLQDNRLVTLTGAGGVGKTRLAVQVAATVAESYDDGTWYVDLAPLTDPDLVPITVARALGLPDQQGRAPLAALLQFIGGRRLLLVLDNCEHLLDASAALTASLLSSCSRLTLMTTSREPIGVAGEVTWRVPSLSLADDAVRMFGDRASQARPGWCLSQDSTATVAEICRRLDGVPLAIELAAARVRALSPEEILAGLQDRFRLLTGGSRMAVRRQQTLQASVDWSHALLTEPERVVFRRLAVFQGGFDLQACQEVVCGDGLARAQVFDVLALLVDKSLVTAETTGGATRYRLLETMRQYAQEKLGASAEAAVVRQWHCDYYTALAAAADAPTTSDLVLLLDRAERELDNLRAAFAWSREIVDTDNALQLATSLQPLWLTRGLVKEGSDWLRIALAEAEGGQAAPAAVARALADKAYLDNMRDAENLARAERALAIARELDDPALLARALTTCGRLAAWTADLALPYLAEAEELARAIGDRRRLGQVLYSQALNAVIGTGDLDTALRAGTEGRDLAEAIGDRNYSLGCQYCLGAAQMARGDVTGTEKLQRRLMVQADAEHDLIWQVSTRSSLCHALANTGRADEARAVGLEALDGAAELGRYMEGVVLSALAFAALAGGDVDAAAEANESARERWDDLLSRLATTANKPGAQVALIIGDLVTARRLADHDVAAGHGWFTVHALSVRARVAMAQDQLGRAEQDAHDALAGAAEMGAHLFVPDLLECLAVLAGEADSHLEAARLFGAAHAMRQRTNIVRFKIYDTQHAASVDLVRTALGKANFDGAFIAGSELSTSDAIAYAQRGRGERKRPTRGWDSLTPTELDVVRLVREGLGNKDIAVRLFVSPRTVQTHLTHVFSKLGLTSRLQLAQEAARHD